Part of the Brassica oleracea var. oleracea cultivar TO1000 chromosome C8, BOL, whole genome shotgun sequence genome is shown below.
TTCGTTGCTTAGAATGCAAATTATGTGAATCCTAAGCACAAGGAAGACACTCAGATACTTGATTACTACCAACCAAGAGAAATAACAGAGAAACTAGCTTAAACCTTGTTGGAAACTTTGCATGTTCCATTTTTATGCTCCTTCCTTTTCTTGTTCTTCTTTTTGCTCTTGGAAGTATTTACCACCTTGTGATCTGCAAAAGATAAGCCCAAGATATTAATTAATAAACGATAAATAGTCGAAGAGATTACAGCACAAGACAGTGAGAATCTCATACTCAGGAACTCAGCAACCAGAAACTAGCCTTATTAAAACAGCTTAGTGTTAATGTAAGCAACAAAGTAGGCTAAATACATGAACCAATATGTGGTAACATGGCATCATGGAGAGTTATGAAGATGCCAAAAAAGTACCTCTGCCATTAATAAACGATAAAAGGTCATCCACAGAACGCTCGTCCACACGCTCTTCAACCTCTATACTCTAGGACATAGAAATACCAAAAAAAAAAAAAAAAAAAAAGTATAAAGCTTACTGCAAAAGTTCAATCTTACAAACCAAGTTCATAATTTATTCCTAAGTAAAACGTTAAACAAACCTTAAGTTTTGCTCTTTCTTTCAACTCCTTTCTTTTCTTAGCATACAACCTATTCAAAAGTCGTATACGTGGATCATCCATCGTGTTCTTCAGAGGCTCTAACTTCTCCTCCTGATACATCATACCAAGAAAAATCAAAATAAAGATGGAGATGAGAATGTAAAATCCTTAAAAGAGATGAATACATACCTCAGTAAGATCATCAGGTAAATGAAATATTTCACGTATCTCCTCGGGGGTCTTCCCCTCAATAATCCGTGCAAGCGCACGGCTAGTAAGATCAACCAAAGGCTTCAACTGTAAACTGTCAGCGGCCGAGGTCAACTCACATAGCCGCTTTGTATCCATCCTCATGAATTTCTCATCATAAACTTTACGCTCCTAAATAGTAATTACAAACTCTATGAAAAAAAGGCTCATAACATTATTATTATTATCATCATGTCACCATTTGTTTCTAGTTGAAAGATATTGAGTAAACCTTATTAGAACGTCCAGGTAGTTGATGGAATCTGCAGTAATCAAAAATCAAGCTTAACATGGCAGGATTGACTTTCTGTGGAAGAGATATTGCATTGTTCTTGGAAGATCCACCACCCTTCTGTAGCGCTTGGTGACATATCAGGGGACAGAACATTGCAACCTCTTGTTCTACTTGTTGGATTGATCCATCAGATGTTTCAAGCCATATATATGATTTCATCATCTGTGTTGATGTCACAGAAAGAAAAAAATAAAATAGAATTACTCCAAGGTAAAGTAAATAACTAGACATTCAAAAATATAAATAGTAACAGTAAAAAAAAAAAAAAAAAAAAAAAAAAAAAAACACATCAAGTATTATAAGAATACATGTTGTAACCACTAAAAGGTCATGTTAAGTTGTTAAAACCCATATGATGAAAACTGAGACTAATCACAACTTAAAAAAAAAAAAAGATGCAAAAAATATCTAACAGACCCTCTCTTATCCCTTCACTAAACATTAATTGAGCCATGAGATAACTAGCATAAGTCTTTTTGTAGTAAATGATTTATGACAACAAAGTCCAATATACAGTGAATATGAAAAAAAAAAAAAAAAGATTATACGTACTTACCTCTGGTTTAATGATGGCCATATCACTTTCCGACATTGATTTGAAGACCTAATCTTCAGCTATTAAG
Proteins encoded:
- the LOC106312727 gene encoding SKP1-like protein 21 isoform X1; the protein is MSESDMAIIKPEMMKSYIWLETSDGSIQQVEQEVAMFCPLICHQALQKGGGSSKNNAISLPQKVNPAMLSLIFDYCRFHQLPGRSNKERKVYDEKFMRMDTKRLCELTSAADSLQLKPLVDLTSRALARIIEGKTPEEIREIFHLPDDLTEEEKLEPLKNTMDDPRIRLLNRLYAKKRKELKERAKLKSIEVEERVDERSVDDLLSFINGRDHKVVNTSKSKKKNKKRKEHKNGTCKVSNKDSHNLHSKQRSVDETSSSLGGVSNLHNIEDDIFSKKAEFEDGYIDDEIDPALKEMLDREVEDFARRLNSSWVLSVGQERQPVHFSINGNGDTRRLTGTHTLLDIAIDD
- the LOC106312727 gene encoding SKP1-like protein 21 isoform X2 produces the protein MSESDMAIIKPEMMKSYIWLETSDGSIQQVEQEVAMFCPLICHQALQKGGGSSKNNAISLPQKVNPAMLSLIFDYCRFHQLPGRSNKERKVYDEKFMRMDTKRLCELTSAADSLQLKPLVDLTSRALARIIEGKTPEEIREIFHLPDDLTEEEKLEPLKNTMDDPRIRLLNRLYAKKRKELKERAKLKSIEVEERVDERSVDDLLSFINGRDHKVVNTSKSKKKNKKRKEHKNGTCKVSNKDSHNLHSKQRSVDETSSSLGGVSNLHNIEDDIFSKKAEFEDGYIDDEIDPALKEMLDREVEDFARRLNSSWVLSVGQERQPVHFSINGNGDTRRLTGPAARHK